One Leishmania major strain Friedlin complete genome, chromosome 29 DNA segment encodes these proteins:
- a CDS encoding hypothetical protein (previous protein_id=AAZ09684.1): MLLLLLTVFMPLYGCFLWLLHQRMLSVLLMRVWFSLHLAIAVIATHIACRIISFFAYTLHIIPASTAQALSRFCKHVAFKVYFSANVPHVHTVQMPGSLPYSVMQRGAICSCHCSFFDPFFSMSVIPYSVLWNGRTFLKNSLLNLPLFGYALRCAAHFPVYFSDENSASFSVDKDKQAAVAADVENWVKQGKSLCFYPEGMVNRTPEVLKDFRLGSFKTILAHKMPLYYCVTYGNHEVWPPSLKGLPGYPADVYVYIGKYQYCADKVDALALATGLREEMQKHLDEMVLKGKRLECKPRHVARHAGHGGERGRRVIIE; the protein is encoded by the coding sequence CCCCTCTACGGGTGCTTTctgtggctgctgcaccagcgcatGCTTTctgtgctgctgatgcgTGTTTGGTTCTCATTACATCTCGCCATTGCCGTCATTGCGACTCATATTGCCTGCCGCATCATCTCCTTTTTCGCGTACACGCTACACATCATtcccgcctccaccgctcAGGCCCTCTCGCGCTTCTGCAAGCACGTTGCCTTCAAGGTGTATTTTTCGGCAAACGTgccacacgtgcacaccgTACAGATGCCCGGATCGCTGCCCTACAGCGTCATGCAGCGAGGCGCCATCTGCTCGTGTCACTGCAGCTTCTTTGACCCCTTCTTTTCCATGTCTGTCATTCCGTACTCGGTCTTGTGGAACGGCCGCACCTTCTTGAAGAACTCGCTTCTGAACCTTCCGCTGTTCGGGtacgcgctgcggtgcgctgcgcactTCCCGGTGTACTTCTCGGATGAGAACAGCGCCTCCTTTTCGGTCGACAAGGACAAGCaggctgccgtcgccgctgacgTCGAGAACTGGGTGAAGCAGGGTAAGAGCCTTTGCTTCTACCCAGAGGGCATGGTGAACCGCACACCGGAGGTGCTCAAGGACTTCCGACTCGGCAGCTTCAAAACGATCCTGGCGCACAAGATGCCCTTGTATTACTGCGTCACCTACGGCAACCACGAGGTATGGCCGCCGTCCTTGAAGGGCTTGCCGGGTTACCCGGCGGATGTGTACGTGTACATCGGCAAGTACCAGTACTGCGCGGACAAGGTGGACGCGCTGGCACTCGCGACggggctgcgcgaggagatGCAGAAGCACCTGGACGAGATGGTGTTGAAGGGCAAGAGGCTTGAATGCAAGCCGCGGCACGTTGCTCGGCATGCAGGCCacggaggggagagagggaggcgggtgATCATTGAGTGA
- a CDS encoding conserved hypothetical protein (previous protein_id=AAZ09682.1) produces the protein MSSKEELAALMASDGDFEKKISLLKKAVVTVTKQKKEVEARQTQLQGELSTATQQLAEAQRANAALQRKVKSLEAQQEQERSSGSAFGQNMLKGLSSIMGNSDSANRGGARGERGSAGDRLSLSPEDVERLISENEQLHRQIYAFKTKLEDVQHSSAKDTERLKSEVARLQRETQELRRSLEANTATGDRLRADYLTERALGDFCRHFFVATLLRPQQERESFLTGTTVEVRWPAKGPSSNSAAAAFSDSLPAVVSERVTLALQSAAGTVKTLLRGVSVLAVVLQEQLPSRERATVGDLECLRDRLSVFLEAHTAKKDSLMYLLEQLDSQLSAVQHADEEGGSAPVSADAFVEAQGNIVQLVLEWVGLLRTQLPLLVESCVAILPHGNSYTMYTAHVSAGTGDGAAEPRKTTTERGEFVEEVTRHGYATLASIEGSLTAMRMLVERSPTAYYRCYNNGNRGGALPEPPTTKETLNFTSSLEATQPPMDLSSLLALQQFWWEGCTSVRSLRASILALNSGLVNVAEACNKSEIRDALNYLCKCLEAIAAASEEMYGSPRLAPADADAAIAALVPDALAPRTPAHAPPSEASSWALRPRTAIATSSTLTAEGVRDTAYADKYEELLVALSAADRAAASYYTQMNYLYVEMAEKEDALQTALEAVAHLQQLIVAERAEAKHTRQALQSQISLLSTQLVEMAGAPAAQTPQ, from the coding sequence ATGTCGagcaaggaggagctggctGCCTTGATGGCGTCCGACGGTGACTTCGAGAAGAAGATCTCGTTGCTCAAGAAGGCGGTTGTCACGGTCACAAAGCAGAAGAAAGAGGTTGAGGCCCGTCAAACCCAGCTGCAGGGGGAGCTGAGCACCGCGACCCAGCagctggcagaggcgcagcgggcgaaCGCCGCCCTACAGCGCAAAGTGAAGTCTCTTGAAGCGCAGCAAGAGCAAGAGCGTAGTAGTGGGTCAGCGTTCGGCCAGAACATGTTGAAGGGCTTGTCCTCAATCATGGGCAACAGTGACAGCGCCAACCGTGGTGGCGCTCGCGGTGAGCGCGGTTCAGCTGGTGACCGGTTGTCTTTGTCCCCGGAGGATGTAGAGCGACTCATCAGCGAGAATGAGCAGTTGCACCGGCAGATATACGCTTTCAAGACGAAACTCGAAGACGTGCAACACTCCAGCGCGAAGGATACGGAGAGGCTGAAGAGCGAGGTTGCACGTCTGCAGCGCGAGacgcaggagctgcgccgctccctTGAAGCAaacaccgccaccggcgacCGTCTTCGCGCTGACTACCTCACTGAGCGGGCTTTGGGCGACTTCTGCCGACACTTCTTTGTGGCCACGCTGCTCCGACCGCAGCAGGAACGAGAATCGTTCCTGACAGGTACCACGGTAGAGGTGCGGTGGCCTGCCAAAGGGCCGTCATCGAAttcggcggccgccgcctttTCGGACTCTCTACCGGCAGTGGTGAGCGAGCGTGTTACCCTCGCCCTGCAGAGTGCTGCCGGTACCGTCAAGACGCTTCTGCGCGGCGTCTCGGTGCTTGcagtggtgctgcaggaACAGCTGCCGTCCCGGGAGCGGGCAACCGTGGGGGACTTGGAGTGTCTGCGTGATCGGCTCTCCGTATTTCtggaggcgcacacggcgAAGAAGGACAGCCTTATGTATCTCCTCGAGCAGCTGGACAGTCAGCTGtcagcggtgcagcacgccgaTGAGGAAGGTGGCTCCGCCCCTGTCTCGGCTGACGCCTTTGTCGAGGCTCAGGGCAATATTGTGCAGCTCGTGTTGGAGTGGGTCGGTCTTCTGCGGACACAGCTCCCGCTCCTCGTAGAGAGCTGTGTCGCAATCCTGCCGCATGGCAACTCCTACACTATGTACACCGCACACGtcagcgccggcaccggcgacggcgctgctgagccacgaaagacgacgacggagcGCGGCGAATTCGTCGAGGAGGTCACAAGACACGGCTATGCCACCCTGGCGTCCATTGAAGGGTCGCTTACAGCGATGCGCATGCTCGTCGAGCGCTCACCCACCGCGTACTACCGCTGCTACAATAATGGCAACCGAGGAGGTGCACTACCAGAACCGCCCACCACGAAGGAAACGCTCAACTTCACCTCCTCGTTGGAGGCCACGCAGCCGCCTATGGATCTTtcctcgctgctggcgctgcagcagttcTGGTGGGAGGGCTGCACGTCGGTACGTTCTTTGCGCGCGTCGATTCTGGCGCTCAACAGCGGCTTAGTTAATGTGGCGGAGGCCTGCAACAAGAGCGAGATCCGCGACGCTCTGAACTACCTTTGCAAGTGCCTGGAGGCTATAGCGGCAGCTTCGGAGGAGATGTACGGCTCACCTCGATTGGCGCCAGCCGATGCGGATGCGGCCATCGCCGCGTTGGTGCCTGACGCTCTTGCTCCTCGAACACCTGCCCATGCACCACCGAGTGAAGCGTCGTCGTGGGCGCTTCGTCCCAGAACTGCCATCGCCACGTCGTCAACACTAAcggcggagggcgtgcgcgACACCGCCTACGCTGACAAATACGAAGAGCTTCTCGTGGCGCTATCGGCTGCCGATCGTGCAGCAGCTAGCTATTACACCCAAATGAACTACTTGTACGTGGAGATGGCTGAGAAAGAGGATGCTCTGCAGACAGCGCTGGAGGCCGTTGCGCATCTGCAGCAACTCATCGTAGCAGAACGCGCGGAGGCGAAACACACGCGCCAAGCCCTACAGAGCCAAATCAGCTTACTGTCGACGCAGCTGGTCGAAATGGCTGGTGCACCGGCCGCACAGACACCGCAGTAG
- a CDS encoding conserved hypothetical protein (previous protein_id=AAZ09683.1) has protein sequence MFFEENLNDTVEYESLLHAGGAPMRPLSQVSDGGASSGAPSMSGISATFGVDGLPLEPTESGGGAAAKTQSASAAAIQLLIEATANERFSPEVLPYPATTISTVVHLIQRTQERVEAMVAEEKREGAARSLLPFRPSDIMGLEMQRIQFFLCELLRCRLRKIEHLATSIYYEGLRAGQSSMPQSGLGQADETEAFSSASAAAALPEVRVPQRQNLSLKEKWVADRLAKSAHAALMASGLQSMPAALQYLVPYPSEAEGLEILPEPDLGAYVFGVALEDLGVVNLGEGGQDASRAINAGELFLTPYHNFRPYVMSGQVRLV, from the coding sequence ATGTTCTTCGAAGAGAACCTTAACGACACGGTGGAGTATGAGTCGCTCCtgcacgctggcggtgcgccgATGCGGCCCCTGTCGCAggtcagcgacggcggcgcctctTCAGGCGCACCCTCTATGAGCGGCATCAGCGCCACCTTCGGAGTGGACGGTCTCCCGTTGGAGCCAACTGAGTCAGGCGGTGGGGCGGCGGCTAAAACGCAAAGCgcgtccgcggcggcgattCAGCTGCTGATTGAAGCCACCGCAAATGAACGCTTCAGCCCCGAAGTGCTGCCCTACCCCGCGACCACCATCAGCACCGTTGTCCACTTGATTCAGCGAACACAGGAGCGGGTGGAGGCGAtggtggcggaggagaagcgtGAAGGAGCCGCGCGCTCGCTCTTGCCTTTCCGCCCGTCCGACATCATGGGCTTGGAGATGCAGCGCATTCAGTTTTTCTTGtgtgagctgctgcgatgTCGACTGCGCAAGATCGAACATCTCGCCACGTCCATTTACTACGAAGGGCTGAGAGCTGGGCAGTCTTCTATGCCGCAGTCGGGGCTAGGACAGGCAGATGAGACTGAAGCtttctcctctgcctctgctgccgctgctctaCCAGAAGTGCGTGTACCGCAGCGACAAAACTTGTCGCTGAAGGAGAAATGGGTGGCGGATCGACTGGCTAAAAGTGCGCACGCGGCCTTGATGGCGTCGGGCCTGCAATCGATGCCGGCTGCGCTGCAGTATCTTGTTCCCTATCCTTCCGAGGCGGAGGGGCTGGAGATACTACCGGAGCCGGACCTTGGGGCTTACGTCTTTGGTGTGGCTCTCGAAGATTTGGGTGTTGTGAATCTCGGCGAGGGTGGCCAAGACGCTTCGCGTGCCATAAACGCCGGCGAATTGTTCCTCACTCCCTACCACAATTTTCGCCCGTATGTTATGTCAGGGCAAGTGCGGCTGGTGTGA